The genomic segment TCTTTGAAGAATAAAAGAGATACAAATCTTGGAGTAAAAATAAACGATATGCATATTTTAATTGTTGAAGACGAACTGGGAATTGTTCAGTTTTTAGAACAAGGACTTCGCGAAGAAGGCTATTTGGTTACAACGGCAAATGATGGTTCAAAAGGTTTTGAATTAGTTCAAAATCATAAATTTGATTTGATTTTACTTGATTGGATGCTGCCTAAAATTAACGGACTTGATTTATGCAAAGCAATTAGAATTAAAGACAGCAAAACCCCAATTATTTTTTTAACCGCAAAAGATACAGTTCAGGAAACTATCGAAGGACTCAAAGCCGGGGCCAATGATTATATCAAAAAGCCATTTAGTTTTGAAGAACTGGTTGAAAGAATTAAAGTGCATTTTCGTCATAAAGGAGGAACAGAAAAGCTTACTTTAGGTACCATAACAATTGATCTTTCTAAACATATTGTTTTAAAAAATGACGAAGAAATTGCTCTAACGCAAAGAGAATTTGAATTACTGACGTATTTAATTAGAAATAAAGGAAAAGTATGCACCCGAAACCAAATTTTAAAAGATGTTTGGGAAATTAATTTTGAATACGATACCGGTGTTATTGATGTTTTTATGAATGCTATTCGTAAAAAACTCAACCTGAAAATTGAAGAAGATTATATAAAAACCATAAGAAGCGTAGGTTATATTGCTAACGAATTATAAATGAATCCACTTTCCTTTAAAAACAGAATTGCCTTAAATTATATCATAACGACCGGACTTCTTATTCTGATTGTGTTTTCGGTTATATATTCTATTGTAAAACATACCGTTTACAGTCATATCGATGAAAAAATCAAAGTAGAAATTCAAAATCATTTAGACGAAATCAAAGTCGAAAACGGAAAAGTGATTCTTATTGATGAAGAAGAATGGGATGAACGTGAACACAATACAGTAGATGTAAACCCGGTATTTGTTGAGTTTTTGGATTTAAATAAAAAAATTATTGAAAAAGCGCCTAATTTAAAAACCCAAACGCTCGAATTTCATGATTCGGTTATGAATAATCAGCTTTTTGATACCAAAATGGGAGATCATGCCATTCGTCAGATTCAGGTTGAACTAAATGTGCAAAACAAGAAATTTGGATATATAATCATAGCAATGTCATTAGCTGATTCAAAAATGGTTTTAAATAACCTTTTTGATATTATGAGTTTATCTTTTCTGGGTATTTTAATCTTATTGTTTTTTATTGCCCGTTTTTTTGCCGGCAGAAGTATTAAACCGATAAATGCAATAATAAACACTTCAGAAGTTATTACAAAAGACAATTTAAAAGCCAGGATTCCTCTGCCCAGAACACGTGACGAATTGTATACACTTTCTGATACCATAAATAATTTATTAAACAGAATTGAAGACGCTATAGAACGTGAAAAACAGTTTACATCTGACGCTTCGCATGAGTTAAGAACGCCTCTAACAGTCATTAAAGGAACACTTGAAGTGCTTATTCGTAAACCCAGAGATAATAAGGAATACGAAGATAAAATTAACTATTGTATTAATGAAGTAGATCATTTGAATATGCTCGTAGATCAGCTATTGACAATGGCAAGATTTGAGAATCAAAAACAGCAGGTTAACGAAGAAACGGTGTATTTAAATTCGGTAATTTTAGACGTTCTGACTTTAAATTCAGAGAAAATTAAAGCCAAAAACCTAAACGTAAAATTTGATGCCGGAACTAATTTTTACATTCAATCTGATAATTTTTTAGTAATAACCATATTTAGAAATAT from the Flavobacterium sp. genome contains:
- a CDS encoding HAMP domain-containing sensor histidine kinase produces the protein MNPLSFKNRIALNYIITTGLLILIVFSVIYSIVKHTVYSHIDEKIKVEIQNHLDEIKVENGKVILIDEEEWDEREHNTVDVNPVFVEFLDLNKKIIEKAPNLKTQTLEFHDSVMNNQLFDTKMGDHAIRQIQVELNVQNKKFGYIIIAMSLADSKMVLNNLFDIMSLSFLGILILLFFIARFFAGRSIKPINAIINTSEVITKDNLKARIPLPRTRDELYTLSDTINNLLNRIEDAIEREKQFTSDASHELRTPLTVIKGTLEVLIRKPRDNKEYEDKINYCINEVDHLNMLVDQLLTMARFENQKQQVNEETVYLNSVILDVLTLNSEKIKAKNLNVKFDAGTNFYIQSDNFLVITIFRNIISNAVKYTNAGEEISILLFKEGASIICKISDKGIGIAKADLEMIFNPFFRANHTNHPEIKGVGLGLSIVKRITELLHIKFKIESEIGQGTTVTLGFNEDLKTLS
- a CDS encoding response regulator transcription factor; this encodes MHILIVEDELGIVQFLEQGLREEGYLVTTANDGSKGFELVQNHKFDLILLDWMLPKINGLDLCKAIRIKDSKTPIIFLTAKDTVQETIEGLKAGANDYIKKPFSFEELVERIKVHFRHKGGTEKLTLGTITIDLSKHIVLKNDEEIALTQREFELLTYLIRNKGKVCTRNQILKDVWEINFEYDTGVIDVFMNAIRKKLNLKIEEDYIKTIRSVGYIANEL